The genomic stretch GCAGCACCTCGCTGCAAATCTCGTTAAAAAAATATCTTCTTGGAGGGAAGGAGATGTTTACCACAGCAGGCTTTCTGCCGTGGAAATGAAACATATATGGAGGAGGGCATCATGAAAGGATATTATGCAGGATTGGATATTGGCGGAACCAATGGAAGGCTTAAAATCTGCGGTTCGGATGGAGAGGTACTTGGAGAATTTACAGCACCGGGCTGCAGCCTCAATACGGATGGGGCGGAGAAAAGCCGGCTTCGATACCGGGATCTGGTACTTCCGGCCCTTCAAGAACTTCATCTGGATCCGGGCTTCTGCCTGGGCATCTGTGTTGCAGCCAGCGGGATCGATTCTCCGTCGGATGAGCATGATTGCAGGTCCAGCTTTGAGGAGATGGGATTTCCTCATGAAAGGCTGCTGGTGTTAAATGACTGCGAGGTCTTTCTTCACATGACAGAGGATCCGGCTTTGGTAGTCATATCAGGGACCGGTTCGGTATGCTTTGGGAGAGATAAAAAAGGAAGTATCTATCGGACCGGCGGCTGGAATCACATCATTAGCGACGAGGGAAGCGGGTTTGACATGGGGCTAAAAACCTTAAAAGCAGTAGGAGATGATCTGTCCGGACGAATCAAATGTCCCGTTCTCACACCACTTATTATTAAGGAGACAGGGCTTGATACGCTGGAAAAAATAGATGATTTTATTAATGCCAATCTTATGGAAAAGTCTGAGATCGCCAGATTATCCTTGTTTGCATATCAGGCGGCAGCCCTTGGTGATCATGAAGCCGTTCGCATTCACCGGGAATGCGGGGATGCCTTGTGGGGGCTTATTCGGGATACGAAAGCAAAGATGGCTGGAAAGAGTCTTAAGGACAAGTTAAACCTCTGGCTCTGGGGCAGTGTTCTGGTTAAAAATGATATAATCCGGAGTATGGTGGAAGAGAAGGTCCGGGTAGGACTGCCGGGCACTGAGACCGGGATACCGGAGATGAGTGCGCTGGATACGGCTCTTAAGGCTGCCAGGGCGCAGGAAACTGAAAGAAGAACTTTATAAAATGTTGAAAGATATAGGTTTCACTGAATCTTAAAAAACGGTGCCAGGATTTGTTTCCTGACACCGTTTCTTTAGTCTGTGCGCGGCGGTCTGCCACGATTATATTAAGTCCTGCCGTTATCAATCAGAACAGGGAAAATGCCAAAAACAAGGAAGACATCAAAGAAGCTACCAGAGAAACCACCGTTATCTGTGTATTGATGGACGGGCCAGCCGTATCCTTGAAGGGGTCACCCACCGTATCCCCTACTACAGCAGCCTTATGGGCTTCACTTCCTTTTCCTCCATTTCCTCCGGCCTCAATGTATTTCTTTGCATTATCCCACAGCCCTCCGGAATTGCTCATAAACAGGGCGAGCAGGAGACCGCTGATAATGTTGCCTGCAAGGTATCCTCCGACGGATTCAACACCGCCTACAAACCCGACCACAATGGTCACGAGAATGCTGACGAGTCCGGCAGGAATCAGTTCCTTTAATGCACCATTGGTAGCAATATCAATGCATTTGTCATACTCCGGTACCACTCCCGGCTTGCCTTCCTTAAGTCCCTTGATTTCCCTGAACTGACGGTGGATTTCCGATACCATTCTCTGTGCATTGCGGTCTACCCCAAGCATCAGCATAGCAGAGAATATAGCCGGAACGGAAGCTCCTACCAGCATTCCGAAAAATACTGTGGGATTAATAATATCAAATCCGGTAAGTACTGTAGTACCGGCCGCATCGTTTACCTCACTCATAAATGCACCAAGCAAGGAGATAATGGTCAATCCGGCTGCCGCAATGGCAAATCCTTTTGTTACCGCCTTTACTGTATTTCCGGCGCTGTCAAGCGAGTCTGTGATTTCAAGTGCTTCATCTCCCAGATCGCCCATTTCCACAAGTCCTCTGGCATTATCGGCAATTGGACCATAGGCATCATTGGAGATGATCATACCGACGATGGAAAGCATTCCAACTGCGGCCATAGAAATTCCAAACATTCCTGCAGTAGGATCCTCAGGAGCGATGGAAGCGCAAAGGTTATAGGAAATCATGGCGGAGATACCGATTCCCACCATAGCAGGCAGTACACTTA from Lacrimispora sphenoides JCM 1415 encodes the following:
- a CDS encoding BadF/BadG/BcrA/BcrD ATPase family protein, whose translation is MKGYYAGLDIGGTNGRLKICGSDGEVLGEFTAPGCSLNTDGAEKSRLRYRDLVLPALQELHLDPGFCLGICVAASGIDSPSDEHDCRSSFEEMGFPHERLLVLNDCEVFLHMTEDPALVVISGTGSVCFGRDKKGSIYRTGGWNHIISDEGSGFDMGLKTLKAVGDDLSGRIKCPVLTPLIIKETGLDTLEKIDDFINANLMEKSEIARLSLFAYQAAALGDHEAVRIHRECGDALWGLIRDTKAKMAGKSLKDKLNLWLWGSVLVKNDIIRSMVEEKVRVGLPGTETGIPEMSALDTALKAARAQETERRTL